Part of the Chlamydia sp. 04-14 genome is shown below.
AACGTTTTCTTGTGGCGACTATCAAGTAAGGTTCGTTCCCTAGATGATATAAAGCCTCAAGAGCTATTAGAGCTTCTTTACCACCGAATTCATTCTTATTTCTGGCAGTTTTATATTTTTTTACCCCATAAGCTTCTAAGTATTCAGCTTTAGTAAATTTAATCCTTGGGATTGTACCTTCAAACTTAAATGTGTTTGTTTCCCTAGATAAATAAGATCCTTCTGAATTTCCTCTATAATTTGTAGCAGTTAAGAGTTTTTGAATAGCAGCTAAAGCGTGGTAATGTGAAGGTTGTAGATCTAGTCCTATTACTTCAATTTTAGATTCTGTACAGACACTAGAAAACAACTCAAGTTGGTCTTCTGATAGTTGAGGTTTTCTTCCAAATTTTTGGTTCTCTAAATGGAGGGAACTTTTAATTATTTGATTTTCTGATTTCACCATGCTTCTTTCTGAACTGAAAATTTTCCTGTGGATGAATTAAACCTTAAGTTGGTTGAGAACACAGACCCGTGCCTATTTTTCCCAATTATGATCTCCGAAAGCCCTTTTGTTGCTTCTTGAGAGTAGTAATCCTTTCTATGTAGGAATAATATCACATCAGCATCCTGTTCTATCTGACCGCTATCTCTAAGATCAGATAGCATTGGTCTCTTATCCCCACGATCCTCTACTTTTCGCGACAACTGAGATAAACATACAACAGGAATCTGGAGTTCGCCTGCCAATTTTCTCAACTGTCTAGAAATTTCAGCTATTTCATTCTGCCGATTCTCAGCCTTTTTATTAGAACCGATCAGCTGTAAGTAATCTATGAATAAAGCGTCTATACCTTGATTTTCCTTCAATTCTCGAGCCTGATCAATCAACGCATTTAAATCCGTACTTTTATTGTCGCATATAAAGAAGTGTGTTCCTTTTAATCTCACACCAATATTTTCTATTTTAGATAAGACATCTCTAGAGAAATTTCCTCTTTTTAATTGCTCACATGAAATTTCGCTTAAATTTGAGACCACTCGTTCTACAATCTGATTCGGGCTCATTTCTAATGAAACAAAACCCACAGCTTTCTCTTGTTCTAGGACAAGATTAAGCGCTATATCTATAGCAAAAGCTGTTTTTCCCATAGCAGGTCTTGCAGCAACAACAACAAAATTTCCCTTTGATAATATAATGCTATTTTCGTCTATGGATGAATATCCCGTAGGCAACCCGTCAACATAATCTATTTGATGCCTCGATCTGTAGTCATACCTATGTCGTATTTGAGATATAACGCTGTTTTTCCCAT
Proteins encoded:
- a CDS encoding replicative DNA helicase encodes the protein MIKQSEEEKELLDVEFFILGQAVNYLEHAHTVVRRLSENHFKLENHKNIFLLIRDILRDRDTISISLIWEEIKRRNLDKRMDVSYLIHMSQNADIPIDLDHHIDFLHEKHVNNLLKEFLDSSFQDFTRYPNRRSPYTLIDQFKERLDNIHKKTSYPRRKNIGKTVYDIFSSGDNGKNSVISQIRHRYDYRSRHQIDYVDGLPTGYSSIDENSIILSKGNFVVVAARPAMGKTAFAIDIALNLVLEQEKAVGFVSLEMSPNQIVERVVSNLSEISCEQLKRGNFSRDVLSKIENIGVRLKGTHFFICDNKSTDLNALIDQARELKENQGIDALFIDYLQLIGSNKKAENRQNEIAEISRQLRKLAGELQIPVVCLSQLSRKVEDRGDKRPMLSDLRDSGQIEQDADVILFLHRKDYYSQEATKGLSEIIIGKNRHGSVFSTNLRFNSSTGKFSVQKEAW